A genomic stretch from Edaphobacter aggregans includes:
- a CDS encoding sigma-54-dependent Fis family transcriptional regulator produces the protein MPHEVCLVEPAGVTPQLSLSRMLRPEDGYRCKCECWTSFSAGPNFLGAQLLLAVAVPECWAAISFFRTQSCNQGRTPTLAVVPSESSEELLRSASDASDDFMFWPIREQELLERVKRLIGAATRDKDTVQGVLTEELGLEQVIGSSPAFIELLAQLTRMGPSEAPVLITGETGTGKEVCARSIHLLSRRRQQPFIPVDCGAIPEHLAESELFGHARGAFTDAHRDHKGLVSLADGGTLFLDEIDALSLNMQAKFLRFIQESTYRPVGGEQFCRANVRVIAATNRRLEQSVLDRQFRNDLYFRLNVLRLSVPPLRERRGDIALLARYFLEKLGGSGVPARKWLSPVALRKLEDYDWPGNVREVSNVMQRAIVLSPGSQILPCHILLSTGDPRGIECTPSPSNFRCAKSKAIEAFERQYVLDLLQKHDGNITRAARDADKDRRAFGRLAQKYKWDTSL, from the coding sequence ATGCCGCACGAAGTGTGTCTTGTCGAACCAGCTGGCGTGACCCCGCAGTTAAGCTTGAGCCGAATGCTCAGGCCAGAGGATGGCTATCGTTGCAAGTGCGAATGCTGGACTTCTTTTTCCGCTGGACCAAACTTTCTCGGCGCTCAATTGCTGCTGGCCGTCGCAGTCCCGGAATGCTGGGCCGCGATCAGCTTTTTCCGCACTCAATCTTGCAATCAGGGTCGAACGCCGACCCTGGCCGTCGTCCCTAGCGAATCCAGCGAAGAACTGCTGCGTAGCGCTTCGGATGCGTCAGATGACTTTATGTTCTGGCCCATTCGCGAACAGGAACTGCTGGAACGGGTGAAGCGCTTAATCGGCGCAGCCACGCGCGACAAAGACACGGTGCAGGGGGTGCTCACCGAAGAATTGGGACTTGAACAAGTGATCGGCTCGTCTCCGGCTTTTATTGAACTCCTCGCACAACTCACTCGGATGGGACCAAGCGAAGCCCCAGTGCTGATCACCGGAGAGACGGGCACGGGCAAGGAAGTATGCGCCCGTTCCATCCATCTGTTGAGCCGGCGGCGGCAACAACCTTTCATTCCGGTCGATTGCGGAGCGATACCTGAACATCTGGCAGAGAGCGAGCTTTTTGGCCATGCACGCGGCGCTTTTACTGATGCCCACCGCGACCATAAGGGGCTAGTCTCTCTGGCCGATGGAGGCACTCTTTTTTTGGACGAGATCGATGCACTTTCCTTGAACATGCAGGCCAAGTTCTTGCGTTTTATTCAGGAGAGCACTTATAGGCCGGTTGGCGGCGAGCAGTTTTGCCGAGCCAATGTTCGGGTCATCGCGGCCACTAACCGTAGGCTTGAGCAGTCTGTTCTGGACAGGCAATTTCGAAACGATCTCTATTTTCGCCTGAATGTTTTGCGCTTATCCGTTCCCCCTTTGCGAGAAAGGCGTGGAGATATAGCGCTGCTTGCAAGATATTTTCTTGAGAAGCTCGGGGGCTCAGGGGTGCCGGCACGCAAATGGTTATCGCCAGTAGCTTTAAGGAAGTTGGAGGACTACGACTGGCCCGGCAACGTTCGCGAAGTAAGTAACGTAATGCAGCGCGCCATCGTGCTCTCGCCTGGATCTCAGATTCTTCCCTGTCACATCCTTCTTTCCACCGGCGATCCTCGCGGTATCGAGTGTACCCCGTCCCCGTCTAACTTCCGCTGCGCCAAGTCGAAGGCAATCGAAGCTTTCGAGCGGCAGTACGTCCTCGACCTTCTGCAGAAGCACGACGGCAACATCACTCGGGCAGCCCGAGATGCAGACAAGGATCGCCGCGCCTTCGGCCGATTAGCCCAGAAATATAAGTGGGACACCAGCCTCTAG
- a CDS encoding DUF4255 domain-containing protein, whose translation MSTYAAIAGTCEAVVRLLRCNYDPTKFNGAMLDFQVYVANDFTTPMEEGVSVFLYRIYQNGTHRTPTGRLLPDGTRQATMLPLDLHFLLTAWAKKASLQNEIAGWMMRVMEDNAILPASMLNAYQPNVFRPDEAVDLTFTELSVEDMFRVWETMIGHVYQLSVPYQARMLEIESLVSIPPEGRPVQGRTSDIRLIST comes from the coding sequence ATGTCAACCTATGCAGCGATTGCCGGTACCTGCGAAGCGGTAGTCAGGCTGCTCCGTTGCAATTATGACCCAACGAAGTTCAATGGAGCTATGTTGGATTTTCAGGTTTACGTGGCTAATGACTTCACCACCCCCATGGAAGAGGGCGTGTCAGTGTTTTTGTATCGGATCTACCAGAACGGCACGCACCGAACACCAACAGGCCGCCTGCTGCCCGATGGCACCAGGCAAGCGACTATGTTGCCCCTCGACCTTCATTTTCTCCTAACCGCGTGGGCTAAGAAGGCCTCGCTGCAAAATGAAATCGCCGGTTGGATGATGCGTGTAATGGAAGACAATGCAATCCTTCCTGCCAGCATGTTGAATGCTTACCAGCCGAACGTCTTCCGGCCGGATGAGGCAGTGGATCTGACTTTCACCGAACTTAGCGTGGAAGATATGTTCCGAGTGTGGGAAACCATGATCGGTCACGTTTATCAACTTTCCGTGCCGTACCAGGCGCGCATGCTCGAGATTGAGTCGTTGGTGTCGATACCGCCCGAAGGCAGGCCGGTACAAGGGCGCACGTCCGATATACGCCTGATCAGCACATAG